A window of the Hordeum vulgare subsp. vulgare chromosome 5H, MorexV3_pseudomolecules_assembly, whole genome shotgun sequence genome harbors these coding sequences:
- the LOC123397475 gene encoding dehydration-responsive element-binding protein 1B-like has translation MDTVAAWPQYGGQEYRTVWPEEEYRTVWSEPPKRRAGRSKLQETRHPLYRGVRRRGREGQWVCELRVPAGSRAYSRVWLGTFATAQMAARAHDSAALALSGRDACLNFADSAWRMMPVHATGSFRLAAAQEIKDAVAVALQVFREEERPADVSTAPSSAAVVSALSIVPTDLSGLDNEHWIGGMEAGSYYASLAQAMLMEPPDDGAWPEDREHDDGFDTSLWSY, from the coding sequence ATGGACACCGTTGCCGCGTGGCCGCAGTACGGGGGGCAAGAGTACAGGACGGTGTGGCCGGAGGAGGAGTACCGGACGGTGTGGTCGGAGCCGCCGAAGCGGCGGGCGGGGCGGAGCAAGTTGCAGGAGACGCGCCACCCGTTGTACCGCGGCGTGCGCCGCCGTGGCCGGGAAGGGCAGTGGGTGTGCGAGCTGCGCGTGCCGGCCGGAAGCCGGGCTTACTCCAGGGTCTGGCTCGGCACCTTCGCCACTGCCCAGATGGCGGCGCGCGCGCACGACTCGGCCGCGCTCGCGCTCTCCGGCCGCGATGCCTGCCTCAACTTCGCCGACTCCGCCTGGCGGATGATGCCCGTCCACGCGACCGGGTCGTTCAGGTTGGCCGCCGCGCAGGAGATCAAggacgccgtcgccgtcgccctccagGTGTTCCGGGAGGAGGAGCGCCCTGCGGACGTGTCAACGGCGCCGTCTTCCGCGGCCGTGGTGAGCGCGCTCTCCATCGTTCCCACCGACCTGTCGGGGCTCGACAACGAGCACTGGATCGGCGGCATGGAGGCCGGGTCGTACTACGCGAGCTTGGCGCAGGCGATGCTCATGGAGCCGCCGGACGACGGAGCGTGGCCGGAGGACCGCGAACACGACGACGGCTTCGACACGTCGCTGTGGAGCTACTAG